A genomic stretch from Sulfobacillus thermosulfidooxidans includes:
- a CDS encoding response regulator transcription factor produces MATRPDMTYRILVVEDEPKYLRLMSTHLRLSGYRVLQSRNGWDALHQVFTEEPHLVVLDLRLPEMDGFEVCKRIRKMGTVPILVLTALNTDEDMIRALDLGADDYVTKPFSPETVLARIRALLRRSYESAMDIPLPECGRLRLDEEYHNLLVDDRTIHLTPTEWKLLKEFMMHCGKVLTHDHLLGAVWGPEYQGDHEYLRVYVRKLRSYIEPNPRLPVYLVTQAGIGYVLYPSPHGQIRE; encoded by the coding sequence ATGGCTACCCGTCCTGATATGACGTATCGGATTTTGGTGGTGGAAGACGAACCCAAATATCTTCGGCTGATGAGTACGCATTTGCGGTTGTCGGGATACCGCGTGTTGCAATCGCGCAATGGGTGGGATGCTTTGCATCAAGTGTTTACAGAAGAGCCGCATTTAGTGGTGTTAGATTTGCGGTTGCCAGAAATGGATGGATTTGAGGTTTGCAAACGCATTCGGAAAATGGGCACTGTTCCTATCCTGGTGCTGACGGCTCTTAATACCGATGAGGACATGATTCGTGCATTGGACTTAGGAGCCGATGACTATGTCACCAAACCGTTTTCGCCAGAAACCGTGTTAGCAAGGATACGAGCTTTATTGCGGCGTAGCTACGAATCAGCCATGGACATACCGTTGCCAGAATGTGGCAGGCTCCGTTTAGACGAAGAATATCACAATCTATTGGTTGATGATCGGACCATTCATTTGACGCCCACTGAGTGGAAACTGTTGAAGGAATTCATGATGCATTGTGGTAAAGTGTTGACACATGACCATCTTCTAGGGGCTGTGTGGGGACCGGAATATCAAGGAGACCATGAATATTTGCGCGTTTATGTGCGTAAATTGCGGTCTTACATCGAACCTAATCCCCGGCTGCCTGTATACCTAGTGACACAAGCAGGAATTGGTTATGTATTGTATCCCTCCCCTCATGGCCAAATTAGGGAATAG